One part of the Chromatiales bacterium genome encodes these proteins:
- a CDS encoding RtcB family protein: MPVRVEIHSGRVPVKVYTDEIEPAARTQLENLARLPIVHGHIAAMPDVHLGIGATVGSVIPTRGAIIPAAVGVDIGCGMNAVRLSLTANELPDSLHRVRSAIEAAVPAGFDQHAKDPVPRSTIKALDVRLERIMDRHPAIARMHAKKGFRPWVRQLGTLGGGNHFIELCLDESDAVWIMLHSGSRGIGNQIGRYFISLAQGDMRAQLGNLPDRDLAYFTEGAEHFDDYVEAVNWAQDYAMENRRQMLRLIVESLTRVLPSFTATKEAINCHHNYVARERHFGADLYVTRKGAIRAGAGELGIIPGSMGAKSYIVRGLGNVESLCSCAHGAGRRMSRNEAKRRFDAGDVEDQTRGVECRKDHGVVDEIPAAYKDIDTVMANQSDLVEVVHTLKQVVCVKG; this comes from the coding sequence ATGCCCGTTCGCGTTGAAATCCATTCCGGTCGTGTGCCCGTGAAGGTGTACACCGACGAGATCGAGCCCGCTGCGCGCACCCAGCTCGAGAACCTCGCACGCCTGCCCATCGTGCATGGCCACATCGCCGCGATGCCCGACGTGCATCTGGGCATCGGCGCCACGGTCGGTTCCGTGATCCCGACCCGCGGCGCGATCATCCCGGCCGCGGTCGGCGTCGACATCGGCTGTGGCATGAACGCCGTGCGCCTGAGTCTGACGGCGAATGAACTGCCGGACAGCCTGCACCGCGTGCGCTCCGCGATCGAGGCGGCCGTGCCGGCCGGTTTCGACCAGCATGCGAAAGACCCGGTGCCGCGCTCGACGATCAAGGCACTGGATGTGCGGCTGGAACGCATCATGGATCGTCACCCGGCGATTGCACGCATGCATGCGAAGAAGGGTTTCCGACCGTGGGTGCGACAGCTCGGCACACTCGGTGGAGGGAATCATTTCATCGAGCTTTGTCTCGATGAATCGGACGCGGTGTGGATCATGCTGCACTCCGGTTCGCGCGGCATCGGCAACCAGATCGGCCGCTATTTCATCTCGCTTGCGCAGGGCGACATGCGCGCGCAGCTTGGCAATCTTCCGGACCGCGATCTGGCGTATTTCACTGAAGGCGCCGAACACTTCGATGATTACGTGGAGGCCGTGAACTGGGCGCAGGACTACGCGATGGAAAATCGCCGGCAGATGTTGCGGCTGATTGTCGAATCGCTTACGCGCGTGCTGCCGTCGTTCACCGCCACGAAAGAGGCCATCAACTGCCACCACAACTATGTCGCGCGCGAACGGCACTTCGGCGCCGATCTGTACGTGACGCGCAAGGGTGCGATCCGCGCCGGCGCAGGCGAACTCGGCATCATCCCGGGCTCGATGGGCGCGAAGTCGTACATCGTGCGCGGACTGGGCAATGTCGAAAGCCTCTGCTCCTGCGCACACGGGGCGGGCCGGCGCATGAGCCGTAACGAGGCAAAACGGCGCTTCGACGCAGGCGATGTCGAAGACCAGACGCGCGGGGTCGAATGCCGCAAGGATCACGGCGTGGTCGACGAAATCCCCGCCGCCTACAAGGACATCGACACCGTCATGGCGAACCAGAGTGATCTGGTCGAGGTCGTGCACACGCTCAAGCAGGTGGTGTGCGTCAAGGGCTGA
- the glsA gene encoding glutaminase A, with protein MQSPIQTYLEALREELSARTDGELASYIPELTRADPGWFGICMVTMDGVAYCAGDTDQSFTIQSISKPFAYGTALADRGREFVAARVGVEPSGDAFNSISLDPQTGAPMNPMINAGAIATSGLVAGDTAGVQWQRIESALGAFIGRPVTVDESVYRSESATGFRNRAIAWMLKNFGIIDGDPMAVLENYFRQCSVLVTCRDLAYMAATLANGGRHPLTGERALPVEQVERVLSVMSTCGMYDYAGGWLYDVGMPAKSGVGGGIIAVLPGRFGIGIFSPPLDARGNSVRGIEVCKRLSKDFGMHVFTRTGSATTAISRIYTGADAPSRRQPGAHMRDYLTEHAHRITYIALHGHLAVDGVEYVIRKMRELAPDRHSYILDMHQVAGLSEAAGRLLNQARQLFVAEGIAVVLSRVHGRAAILDSLSRTTAKGDRGFLNFEDNDIAVEWCENRLYCEVPQPPETVVSIAHSPLLDGLPESLTAQLDAATRTERYQAGDWILVTGQAGDGRVFFVESGHVSVLVPLADGAHQRVASLGPGMNFGEMALLGQDRRSASVHADTDVVCRILDAADLNRLAENTPELKIRLLENLACDMANTLRRATNWITALA; from the coding sequence ATGCAATCCCCGATTCAGACCTACCTTGAGGCCCTGCGCGAGGAGCTTTCCGCGCGGACCGACGGTGAACTCGCGAGCTACATCCCCGAACTGACCCGCGCCGACCCCGGCTGGTTCGGCATCTGCATGGTCACGATGGACGGCGTCGCCTACTGCGCGGGCGATACGGATCAATCATTTACGATCCAGTCCATCTCCAAGCCGTTTGCCTACGGTACGGCGCTGGCCGACCGCGGCCGCGAGTTCGTCGCCGCGCGGGTCGGGGTGGAGCCCAGCGGCGATGCGTTCAACTCCATCAGTCTCGATCCCCAGACTGGTGCACCGATGAACCCGATGATCAATGCTGGTGCAATCGCGACCTCCGGCCTGGTCGCGGGCGACACGGCCGGGGTCCAGTGGCAGCGCATCGAATCCGCCCTGGGCGCCTTCATCGGCCGGCCGGTCACGGTCGACGAGTCGGTCTACCGCTCGGAGAGCGCCACGGGGTTCCGCAACCGCGCCATCGCCTGGATGCTGAAGAACTTCGGCATCATCGACGGCGACCCCATGGCCGTACTGGAGAACTACTTCCGCCAGTGCTCGGTGCTCGTGACCTGCCGCGACCTCGCCTACATGGCCGCGACGCTCGCCAACGGCGGGCGGCATCCGCTGACCGGCGAGCGGGCGTTGCCCGTGGAGCAGGTCGAGCGGGTGCTGAGCGTCATGTCCACCTGCGGCATGTACGACTACGCGGGCGGCTGGCTCTACGACGTCGGCATGCCGGCCAAGAGCGGCGTGGGCGGCGGCATCATCGCGGTGCTGCCGGGCCGGTTCGGAATCGGCATCTTTTCACCGCCGCTGGACGCGCGTGGCAACAGCGTGCGCGGCATCGAGGTCTGCAAGCGGCTGTCGAAGGATTTCGGCATGCACGTATTCACGCGCACCGGTTCGGCAACCACCGCCATCAGCCGAATCTACACGGGCGCGGACGCACCCTCGCGCCGCCAGCCCGGCGCGCATATGCGCGACTATCTGACCGAGCACGCGCACCGCATCACCTATATCGCGCTGCACGGCCATCTCGCGGTCGACGGCGTGGAATACGTCATTCGCAAGATGCGCGAACTCGCGCCCGATCGCCACAGCTACATCCTCGACATGCACCAGGTTGCGGGGCTTTCAGAAGCCGCGGGACGACTGCTGAACCAGGCCCGCCAGCTTTTTGTCGCCGAAGGCATTGCGGTGGTGCTGTCGCGGGTACATGGTCGCGCGGCGATCCTCGATTCGCTGAGCAGGACGACGGCCAAGGGCGATCGCGGCTTTCTGAATTTCGAGGACAACGACATCGCCGTGGAGTGGTGCGAAAACCGGCTCTATTGCGAGGTGCCGCAGCCGCCCGAGACGGTGGTGTCGATCGCGCACTCGCCGCTGCTCGACGGCCTGCCGGAGTCGCTGACCGCGCAGCTCGACGCCGCGACGCGCACCGAGCGCTACCAGGCCGGGGACTGGATTCTGGTCACGGGACAGGCGGGTGACGGGCGGGTGTTTTTCGTCGAATCCGGCCACGTCAGCGTGCTCGTGCCGCTGGCCGACGGTGCGCACCAGCGGGTCGCCTCGCTGGGGCCGGGTATGAACTTCGGCGAAATGGCGCTGCTCGGCCAGGACAGACGCAGTGCATCCGTGCACGCCGACACCGATGTCGTATGTCGCATCCTGGACGCGGCCGACCTGAACCGGCTCGCCGAAAACACCCCGGAGCTGAAGATCCGGCTGCTCGAAAACCTCGCCTGCGACATGGCCAACACCCTGCGCCGCGCGACGAACTGGATCACCGCGCTGGCCTGA
- a CDS encoding gamma-glutamylcyclotransferase: MSARRAPWRVFVYGTLRSGDYNHALLGTARRLGTCRTAARYTLHDFGAWPGLRVGGRDRITGEVYAVDRATLARLDRLEQVPRRYRRALLSTPWGQAFVYLTRDRRGPRIANGDWMQHRNTNAPNR, translated from the coding sequence ATGAGCGCGCGGCGCGCGCCGTGGCGGGTGTTCGTCTATGGGACGTTAAGGAGCGGCGACTACAACCACGCGCTGCTCGGCACGGCGCGACGGCTAGGCACCTGCCGCACGGCGGCGCGCTACACCCTGCATGACTTCGGGGCGTGGCCGGGGCTGCGCGTCGGTGGCCGCGACCGCATCACCGGCGAGGTGTATGCGGTCGACCGCGCCACGCTCGCGCGCCTCGACCGGCTTGAGCAGGTCCCACGCCGCTATCGGCGCGCCCTGCTGAGCACACCCTGGGGGCAGGCGTTCGTGTATCTCACGCGCGACCGGCGCGGCCCGCGCATCGCGAACGGCGACTGGATGCAGCACCGAAATACGAATGCGCCGAATCGCTGA